A genomic segment from Alteribacillus bidgolensis encodes:
- a CDS encoding septation ring formation regulator EzrA, with amino-acid sequence MMVYVILTAALIIAVIIIYGAVSRKKIYKEVDRLEQWKTKIANQPVADEIAKVKGLTMSGETEEKFEEWRKEWDDIIGSHLPDIEEALFDIEEWANKYRFRKSKELLDAARVQLKNIDSHILNIFYEVENLIHSEEENRTGITEIKERFSSIQQYISQNWLSLGSTARIFENHMNELKDMVAVFDQETEAGNYMKANHILNDLNEKLRKMEQQVNAVPALLVEVEAELPEECKEVQYGMEEMESKGYQLDHFDFHSILEEFRNEFPVLSKAVADLELERVQDRVQDIRHYFDYIYQTLEKEVEARRFVEVQAIEAREEIDRLEIQLNELQQEREKVKMSYRIPDEEDKRQKKAENGMEGTLKNWRVFKDMYEYRKISFTGLKENLESLKQDIYTLDKDIRSSKEQLYTLRKDELKALETLKTLRRQLLQDRIKLERSLLPKIPSILLNEVDAAEERLEAAVSALEEVPVEMGRVNAAAEDAEHLVNKVHQELRTTLEQARLAERAIQYGNKYRSQSLSIDEKLLQAEVHFRKGYYDEAVHTAIGAVEQKEPNALENISGRY; translated from the coding sequence ATGATGGTATATGTGATATTAACGGCAGCTTTAATAATTGCTGTAATAATTATTTACGGAGCTGTTTCTAGAAAAAAGATATATAAAGAAGTTGATCGTCTTGAACAATGGAAGACAAAAATCGCCAATCAGCCCGTGGCAGATGAGATAGCTAAAGTTAAAGGACTTACTATGTCAGGGGAAACCGAGGAAAAATTTGAAGAATGGCGTAAGGAGTGGGATGACATTATCGGATCTCACCTTCCTGATATTGAAGAAGCTCTGTTTGATATTGAAGAATGGGCCAATAAATATCGTTTCCGAAAATCAAAAGAGCTATTAGACGCAGCAAGGGTTCAGTTGAAGAATATTGATTCTCATATTCTTAATATTTTTTATGAAGTTGAAAATTTAATACATAGTGAAGAAGAAAATAGGACCGGGATTACGGAAATAAAAGAAAGATTTTCTTCCATACAACAGTATATTTCGCAAAACTGGCTCTCTTTAGGAAGTACAGCACGTATATTTGAAAACCATATGAACGAATTAAAAGACATGGTGGCTGTGTTTGATCAAGAAACAGAAGCAGGAAACTACATGAAAGCCAATCATATTTTAAACGATCTAAATGAAAAACTTCGTAAAATGGAACAACAAGTGAATGCGGTCCCTGCCCTGTTAGTCGAAGTGGAAGCAGAACTGCCTGAGGAATGTAAGGAAGTACAATATGGCATGGAAGAAATGGAAAGCAAAGGCTATCAACTTGATCATTTTGATTTTCATAGTATATTAGAGGAATTTCGAAACGAATTTCCAGTCTTAAGTAAAGCTGTTGCTGATTTAGAACTAGAGAGAGTTCAAGACCGGGTTCAGGACATTCGCCATTACTTTGATTATATTTATCAAACACTGGAGAAAGAAGTAGAAGCACGCCGTTTTGTAGAGGTTCAAGCAATAGAGGCACGGGAGGAAATAGACCGTCTCGAAATCCAGTTAAATGAACTTCAGCAAGAACGAGAAAAAGTGAAAATGAGTTACCGTATTCCTGATGAAGAAGATAAACGCCAAAAGAAAGCAGAAAACGGCATGGAAGGAACCCTGAAAAATTGGCGGGTTTTCAAAGACATGTATGAGTATCGCAAGATATCATTTACCGGATTAAAAGAGAATCTGGAATCGTTAAAACAAGATATATATACGTTAGATAAGGATATTCGAAGTTCCAAAGAGCAGTTGTATACACTGCGAAAAGATGAACTTAAAGCACTAGAAACATTGAAAACATTGCGTCGTCAATTGCTGCAGGACAGAATAAAATTAGAGCGTTCACTGCTGCCGAAAATTCCTTCCATTCTTTTAAATGAAGTAGACGCTGCAGAGGAAAGATTAGAAGCTGCCGTATCTGCTCTTGAAGAAGTACCAGTAGAAATGGGCAGAGTTAATGCAGCAGCAGAAGATGCAGAACATCTTGTCAATAAAGTCCATCAAGAATTAAGAACAACCTTAGAACAAGCCCGTCTTGCTGAACGTGCCATTCAATATGGCAATAAATATCGAAGCCAATCCCTTTCAATTGATGAGAAGCTTTTACAAGCAGAGGTCCATTTTCGAAAAGGATATTATGACGAGGCCGTTCATACTGCTATAGGAGCAGTTGAACAAAAAGAACCAAATGCATTAGAGAATATAAGCGGAAGGTACTGA
- the hisJ gene encoding histidinol-phosphatase HisJ has translation MTRDGHIHTPFCPHGSKDSFKQYIEHCISEGLQTITFAEHAPLPPGFVDPVPDKDSAMPHIKLSSYLENIDKLKKEYHNEIEIFTGLEVDFIEGFEHETKAFLEETGPMLDDSILSVHFLLYQGSYTCLDYSPESFEQLVRKTGSIENTVQLYFQTLHQSIRSDLGQYKPKRLGHITLIKKFHQRFKGIEIEKDALSLLDEVQKNGMELDYNGAGTAKPLCREPYPPPAIALEAKKRGIPLIYGSDAHQEKELMQGIEALAAFED, from the coding sequence ATTACTAGAGACGGACATATTCATACTCCTTTCTGTCCGCATGGGTCTAAGGATTCATTTAAACAATATATCGAACACTGTATCTCAGAAGGTCTTCAAACGATTACGTTTGCAGAGCATGCTCCGCTTCCCCCTGGATTTGTTGACCCAGTTCCTGATAAAGACAGTGCTATGCCGCATATAAAGCTATCCTCATACCTAGAAAACATTGATAAATTGAAGAAGGAATACCACAATGAAATCGAAATATTCACCGGACTTGAAGTAGATTTTATTGAAGGATTTGAGCATGAAACGAAGGCATTTCTCGAAGAAACAGGTCCAATGCTTGACGATAGCATATTATCTGTTCACTTTCTCTTATATCAAGGAAGCTATACATGCTTAGATTACAGCCCGGAAAGTTTTGAACAATTAGTACGAAAAACAGGTTCTATTGAAAATACCGTCCAACTTTATTTCCAAACGCTGCATCAATCAATTAGAAGTGATTTAGGCCAATATAAACCTAAAAGACTTGGTCATATAACTCTTATTAAAAAATTTCATCAGCGTTTTAAAGGAATAGAAATTGAGAAAGACGCACTCTCTCTTTTGGATGAAGTTCAAAAAAACGGGATGGAACTTGATTATAACGGAGCAGGTACAGCTAAGCCGCTGTGCAGAGAACCTTATCCTCCACCTGCCATTGCTTTAGAAGCAAAAAAAAGAGGCATCCCCTTAATATATGGATCGGATGCACACCAGGAAAAAGAATTAATGCAGGGAATAGAAGCGCTTGCTGCTTTTGAAGATTAA
- the refZ gene encoding forespore capture DNA-binding protein RefZ: MSATESTKEKMLEAATILFTSKGFHGTSIREIAAKTGVNISLVSYYFGGKQGLLEALMTDFLEGYMSELEQAVKVTHTDAYEKMLYMAERSLTYMQQRHLRARFVLREMTLDSTLIREITSTYLMKEKHLYSIVLKKGIQEGTFAPIPVSWTIMQFRGMVIMPYLHHQYVREVFHLQPQQPHFITVYRKELREWASKVLLREKKKNQEPAAFAANEQQADYVHP; the protein is encoded by the coding sequence TTGTCCGCCACCGAAAGCACCAAGGAAAAAATGTTAGAAGCTGCAACGATTCTTTTTACGAGTAAAGGGTTTCATGGTACATCGATTCGAGAAATAGCGGCAAAAACAGGAGTGAACATTTCGCTTGTTTCCTATTACTTTGGAGGCAAACAAGGCTTGCTTGAGGCATTAATGACTGATTTTCTTGAAGGGTATATGAGCGAATTGGAACAAGCCGTGAAAGTCACCCATACAGATGCTTATGAAAAAATGCTGTACATGGCAGAGAGAAGCTTAACTTATATGCAGCAGCGACATTTGCGTGCACGTTTTGTTTTACGTGAAATGACATTAGATTCCACTCTGATTCGTGAGATAACTAGTACGTACCTCATGAAAGAAAAGCATTTATATTCTATTGTGTTGAAAAAAGGAATACAGGAAGGGACGTTTGCCCCTATTCCTGTCAGCTGGACCATTATGCAATTTAGAGGAATGGTGATCATGCCTTACTTACATCACCAGTATGTCAGAGAAGTGTTTCACCTTCAGCCGCAGCAGCCTCATTTTATTACGGTATATCGAAAAGAATTAAGAGAATGGGCCTCTAAAGTATTGTTAAGAGAAAAGAAGAAAAATCAGGAACCGGCAGCTTTTGCTGCAAATGAGCAGCAGGCCGATTATGTCCATCCATAA
- a CDS encoding GAF domain-containing protein, with amino-acid sequence MFQQIEYKGTLQEGYALLLKQLEALLEGETDQTANLSNAAALLNQFLSEVNWVGFYLYRSEEGELVLGPFQGLPACVRIPMNKGVCGTAAFERNTVRVADVTAFSGHIACDGATRSEIVVPLIKNDQLIGVLDIDSPVHNRFLEEEQQHLEQFAAVLTKYL; translated from the coding sequence TTGTTTCAACAGATTGAATATAAAGGTACGTTGCAAGAAGGATATGCTTTATTACTTAAGCAGCTTGAAGCTTTACTTGAAGGAGAAACTGATCAAACAGCTAATTTATCAAATGCGGCGGCTTTGTTAAATCAATTTCTCAGTGAAGTTAATTGGGTAGGTTTTTATTTATATCGTTCCGAAGAAGGGGAACTTGTACTCGGTCCTTTTCAAGGCCTTCCTGCATGTGTGAGAATTCCTATGAATAAGGGCGTATGCGGTACAGCAGCATTTGAGCGCAATACAGTCCGGGTAGCTGATGTGACTGCCTTTTCTGGCCATATTGCATGTGATGGAGCGACTCGGTCTGAAATAGTTGTTCCTCTTATAAAAAATGATCAATTGATTGGTGTATTAGATATTGACAGCCCTGTTCACAATAGATTTTTGGAAGAAGAACAACAGCACCTCGAACAATTTGCTGCTGTTTTAACAAAATATTTATAA
- the rpsD gene encoding 30S ribosomal protein S4, whose translation MARYTGPTWKKSRRFGISLSGTGKELEKRPYAPGEHGPTQRKKLSEYGLQLQEKQKLRFMYGLNERQFRKLFEQAGKMSGVHGENFMILLESRLDNLVYRLGLARTRRAARQLVTHGHVTVDGGRVDIPSYRVKPNQTIGLREKSRNLSAVKEAVEVNNFVPEYLTFDEEKLEGTYNRFPERSELPSEITEALIVEYYSR comes from the coding sequence ATGGCACGTTATACAGGACCAACTTGGAAAAAATCACGCCGTTTTGGCATTTCCCTTAGCGGTACAGGAAAAGAATTAGAAAAACGCCCTTATGCACCGGGTGAACATGGCCCTACTCAACGGAAAAAGCTTTCCGAGTACGGCTTGCAGCTTCAAGAAAAGCAAAAGCTTCGTTTTATGTACGGTTTGAACGAACGCCAATTCCGCAAGTTGTTCGAGCAAGCAGGTAAAATGTCTGGGGTACACGGCGAAAACTTCATGATTTTGCTTGAGTCCCGTCTTGACAACCTTGTTTACCGTCTCGGTCTTGCACGCACACGCCGTGCTGCTCGCCAGCTCGTAACACACGGTCACGTAACTGTAGATGGGGGTCGTGTTGACATTCCATCTTACCGCGTAAAACCGAACCAAACAATTGGTCTTCGTGAAAAATCCCGCAACCTTTCTGCGGTAAAAGAAGCAGTCGAAGTAAACAACTTCGTGCCTGAGTATTTGACATTCGACGAAGAGAAGCTCGAAGGAACATATAACCGTTTCCCTGAGCGCTCTGAACTGCCTTCTGAAATTACAGAAGCGCTTATCGTTGAGTACTATTCTCGTTAA
- the tyrS gene encoding tyrosine--tRNA ligase, with protein MDILKDLEFRGLINQVTDRDGLNNLLNEKQITMYCGFDPTGDSLHIGHLLTIITLRRFQLAGHKPLALVGGATGLIGDPSGKKAERTLNEEDVVRMYSDRIKGQLQKYLDFEGGDKAEVVNNYDWIGNMSVVSFLRDVGKHFGLNYMLAKESVESRIQSGISFTEFSYQILQSLDFYHLNKEKGCQLQIGGSDQWGNITAGLELIRRIKGGEEGEQPDAYGFTIPLVTKADGTKFGKTEGGAVWLDPDKTSPYEFYQFLINTDDRDVIKFIKYFTFLDDAEIEELEKELETHPEERKAHRRLAEEVTCFVHGENALRQAQHISQALFGGGDLKELSAEEVKQGFKDVPAHVVEEDEKGLIDLLVEAKITSSKRQAREDIKNGAVYINGDRCQELDKVISQEDKIDDAFTIIRRGKKKYFLIQYK; from the coding sequence GTGGATATTTTAAAAGACTTAGAATTCAGAGGCTTAATTAATCAAGTAACAGATAGAGATGGGCTAAACAATTTGTTGAATGAAAAACAGATAACAATGTATTGCGGTTTCGATCCAACAGGGGACAGTCTTCACATCGGGCATCTGCTTACCATCATAACGCTGCGCCGCTTTCAATTAGCTGGGCATAAGCCGCTTGCCCTTGTTGGAGGAGCTACTGGATTAATTGGTGATCCAAGCGGGAAAAAAGCGGAACGGACATTAAATGAGGAAGACGTTGTACGGATGTATAGTGACCGAATTAAAGGACAGCTCCAAAAGTACCTTGATTTTGAAGGCGGGGACAAAGCTGAGGTAGTAAACAACTATGACTGGATTGGGAACATGAGTGTCGTTTCCTTTTTAAGAGATGTAGGGAAACATTTTGGTTTAAATTATATGCTTGCCAAAGAATCGGTGGAATCACGGATTCAGTCCGGTATTTCATTTACAGAATTCAGCTATCAAATTTTGCAGTCTTTGGATTTTTATCATTTAAATAAAGAAAAAGGATGTCAGCTTCAAATAGGCGGCAGTGACCAATGGGGAAACATTACCGCAGGGCTTGAGCTGATTCGCCGGATAAAAGGCGGAGAAGAAGGAGAACAGCCTGATGCATACGGATTTACGATACCACTCGTAACAAAAGCAGATGGTACGAAATTTGGAAAGACAGAAGGTGGGGCAGTCTGGCTGGATCCTGATAAAACATCTCCGTACGAATTTTATCAATTTCTAATTAACACCGATGACCGCGATGTGATAAAATTTATAAAATACTTTACATTTCTAGATGATGCAGAAATAGAGGAGTTAGAGAAAGAGCTGGAAACACACCCAGAAGAACGAAAAGCGCATCGCAGACTTGCTGAAGAGGTAACCTGCTTTGTGCATGGAGAAAACGCACTTCGTCAGGCACAGCATATTTCCCAAGCATTATTTGGCGGAGGGGACTTAAAAGAATTATCTGCTGAAGAAGTAAAACAGGGATTTAAAGATGTGCCTGCCCATGTCGTAGAAGAAGATGAGAAGGGTCTAATCGATTTATTAGTGGAAGCGAAAATAACCTCTTCCAAACGGCAGGCAAGAGAAGATATAAAAAACGGAGCGGTTTACATTAATGGGGATCGCTGCCAAGAGTTAGACAAAGTGATAAGTCAAGAGGACAAAATTGACGATGCCTTTACTATCATTCGCCGCGGGAAAAAGAAATACTTCTTAATTCAATACAAGTAA
- a CDS encoding transglycosylase domain-containing protein, with the protein MRDFFEKLNIKLDNVKNHSFVKGINITSQVFWNLLLIAAVLMVMLALFVGGAGAGYFVSLVEDQEAYSKEEFEQKVYNYEEVSDIYFDDDQYLGKIPSDLERKERSLDEMSEHLIHAVISTEDEYFFEHQGIVPKALLRATYQEVSGASTQSGGSTLTQQIIKNQLLTNEVSFDRKAKEIALALRVENYFEKEEILEAYLNIVPFGRNADGRNIAGAQSAAEGIFGVEASELNVAQSAFIAGLPKNPFTYTPFENGGAVKEDFEAGMNRMHLVLDNMLENGFISEDEYKEALEYDIEENLTDPSGSLIEDYPYLTYEAQDRAARIIREDLLEEDDIEVDELDGDERQETLTQYLAQAKTELAHGGYNVHLTIKKDIYDAMQKSIADSQWFGPDRQGEDGVEPEEVGAILIDNQTGAILSFVGGRDFERENLNHATQAYRQNGSTMKPLLAYGPAIDQGVVQPGTILPDVPSTYSNGREYTNYGDRYQGFVSVREALKESRNVPAVKTFQRVDHEASRQALQDMGFRRLKPDEPYESGSIGGLTYGATVEQNTNAFTTFGNEGKYHDSYLIEKIETKNGETVYQHEPDSNKVFSPQTAFLTIDMLRDVLKPGGTAGALPGMMNFGGDWAGKTGTSNETKDSWFVGLNPNVTFGTWIGYDNPQTIASPYKGLSYGARTQRIWAGMMNAAFDANPEVFGIDDNFEQPEGIVRQTICGISGKLPSSLCSEAGLTTTDYFNEKFVPTETDDSLNGTRYVTINGKRYKAYDSTPSEFTQTGVSINEDYFDADNMSEYLPDDWDNIVADQDAPSNGRNPSQVTGLSFSNGQLSWNQHPDNDIVGYRIYSSDGSKIKAVEENTSTSTSVNSSGSFFVTAVDSMGRESTESAPASGGGEADDDSNVDENENEDENNQSEDNENTSDNETEENSENNNQNDNSEDKNNDTENENGNNGGENENNNENDESNGNEESGEESEENNNNDDGSEDDD; encoded by the coding sequence ATGCGTGATTTTTTTGAAAAACTAAATATTAAGCTCGATAATGTGAAAAATCATTCCTTTGTAAAAGGAATTAATATCACATCCCAGGTTTTTTGGAATCTTTTATTAATAGCAGCAGTGTTGATGGTAATGCTTGCTCTATTCGTTGGAGGAGCAGGTGCAGGCTATTTCGTATCATTAGTGGAAGATCAAGAAGCATACAGCAAGGAAGAGTTTGAACAAAAAGTCTATAATTATGAAGAGGTCAGTGATATATATTTTGATGATGATCAATATCTCGGAAAAATACCATCTGATCTTGAACGGAAAGAACGATCACTTGATGAAATGTCAGAACACCTTATTCATGCAGTAATATCAACAGAAGATGAATATTTCTTTGAGCATCAAGGGATTGTGCCAAAAGCATTGTTACGTGCTACTTATCAAGAGGTCTCTGGAGCTAGCACACAAAGCGGCGGAAGTACACTCACACAGCAAATTATTAAAAATCAGTTATTAACCAATGAAGTTTCATTTGACCGAAAAGCAAAGGAAATTGCACTGGCTCTGCGAGTGGAAAATTACTTCGAAAAAGAAGAAATTCTAGAGGCCTACCTTAATATTGTCCCATTTGGACGTAATGCCGATGGCAGAAATATAGCAGGAGCACAGTCAGCAGCAGAAGGAATATTTGGAGTCGAGGCCTCGGAATTAAATGTTGCTCAATCTGCTTTTATCGCAGGACTCCCTAAAAATCCTTTTACCTACACACCATTCGAAAATGGCGGAGCGGTGAAAGAGGATTTTGAAGCTGGTATGAACCGTATGCACTTAGTGTTAGATAATATGCTTGAAAATGGCTTTATTTCAGAAGATGAATACAAAGAAGCACTCGAATATGACATTGAAGAAAATTTAACAGACCCTTCCGGAAGTCTTATTGAAGATTACCCATACCTTACGTATGAGGCACAAGACCGCGCAGCTCGTATTATACGAGAAGATCTGCTTGAAGAAGATGACATAGAGGTTGACGAATTAGATGGTGATGAGCGGCAGGAAACCCTTACGCAATACCTTGCTCAGGCTAAAACAGAACTAGCGCACGGCGGTTACAATGTCCATCTTACTATTAAGAAAGACATATATGACGCCATGCAGAAGTCCATTGCTGATTCACAATGGTTTGGACCGGACAGGCAGGGAGAAGACGGCGTAGAACCTGAAGAAGTTGGAGCTATTTTAATCGATAACCAAACCGGTGCGATTTTAAGTTTTGTCGGCGGCCGTGATTTTGAAAGAGAAAACTTAAACCATGCTACACAAGCTTACCGGCAAAACGGTTCAACAATGAAACCGTTATTAGCTTATGGGCCCGCTATAGACCAAGGGGTGGTACAGCCCGGCACCATACTACCTGATGTTCCTAGTACGTATAGCAACGGCAGGGAATACACCAACTATGGAGATCGTTATCAAGGTTTTGTGAGTGTTAGAGAAGCATTAAAGGAATCTAGAAATGTTCCAGCAGTTAAGACCTTTCAAAGGGTAGACCATGAAGCATCTAGACAAGCACTCCAAGACATGGGCTTTCGACGTCTTAAACCTGATGAACCCTACGAATCTGGATCAATTGGCGGTTTAACTTACGGTGCTACAGTTGAACAAAATACAAACGCCTTTACTACTTTTGGAAACGAAGGGAAATACCATGATTCATATTTAATTGAAAAGATTGAAACGAAAAATGGAGAAACCGTCTACCAGCATGAGCCTGATAGTAATAAAGTCTTTTCTCCACAGACTGCTTTTCTAACCATAGATATGCTGCGGGATGTGTTAAAACCAGGAGGAACAGCAGGTGCTCTTCCCGGCATGATGAACTTTGGGGGAGACTGGGCTGGAAAAACCGGTACTTCTAACGAGACAAAAGATTCGTGGTTTGTCGGATTAAATCCTAATGTAACGTTTGGCACCTGGATTGGTTATGACAATCCACAGACGATTGCATCACCATATAAAGGATTGAGTTACGGAGCAAGGACACAGCGAATATGGGCCGGCATGATGAATGCTGCTTTTGATGCAAATCCAGAGGTATTTGGAATTGATGATAATTTTGAACAGCCTGAAGGGATTGTTCGACAGACAATATGCGGTATATCTGGAAAACTTCCTAGTTCTCTTTGTTCAGAAGCAGGACTGACAACAACAGATTACTTTAATGAAAAATTTGTACCAACTGAAACGGACGACAGCTTGAATGGAACACGCTATGTCACGATTAACGGCAAGCGGTATAAAGCTTATGACTCTACTCCATCAGAATTTACACAAACTGGAGTTTCTATTAATGAAGATTACTTTGATGCAGACAATATGAGTGAATATCTGCCTGACGACTGGGACAACATTGTCGCAGATCAGGATGCTCCTAGTAACGGGCGCAATCCTTCTCAAGTTACCGGGCTTTCTTTCAGTAATGGCCAACTCAGTTGGAACCAGCACCCTGACAATGATATTGTAGGATACCGAATTTACTCAAGCGACGGATCAAAAATTAAGGCAGTGGAAGAAAATACCTCTACGTCTACAAGTGTAAACAGCAGCGGTTCGTTTTTCGTTACAGCCGTTGACTCTATGGGCAGGGAATCAACTGAATCTGCACCAGCTTCTGGCGGCGGTGAAGCTGATGATGATTCTAATGTTGATGAAAATGAAAACGAAGACGAGAACAATCAAAGCGAAGACAATGAAAATACTTCTGACAATGAAACTGAGGAAAATAGCGAGAACAATAATCAAAATGATAATAGCGAAGACAAGAATAACGATACTGAAAATGAGAATGGAAACAATGGCGGCGAAAATGAAAACAATAATGAAAATGATGAAAGTAATGGAAATGAGGAATCAGGAGAAGAGTCCGAAGAAAACAATAATAACGATGATGGTTCCGAAGACGATGATTAA
- the acsA gene encoding acetate--CoA ligase, with translation MKVETLPAKNGDYNLKNYEEAAKSFDWSETEKVFSWHETGKVNMAHEAIDRHADSPQKKDQIALYYRDANRDEKYTFAEMKKFTNKAANIMKESGIQKGDRVFIFMPRSPELYFAVLGAIKVGAIVGPLFEAFMEGAVRDRLEDSDAKALVTTPELLERVPVDDLPNLDTVFIRGEDVKEEGPYIDFNSRLDQASDDFEPEWVDREDGLILHYTSGSTGKPKGVLHVHNAMLQHYQTAKWVLDLKEDDVYWCTADPGWVTGTSYGIFGPWLAGATNVVRGGRFSPQDWYETLQNYNVSVWYSAPTAFRMLMSAGDEVVKNYDLSSLRHILSVGEPLNPEVVRWGEKVFNLRIHDTWWMTETGAMMICNYPSMAIKAGSMGKPIPGVKAAIIDDQGKELPPNRMGNLAIGKGWPSMMRTIWNNEEKYNSYFELDGWYVSGDSAYMDEDGYFWFQGRIDDVIMTAGERVGPFEVESKIIEHPAVAEAGVIGKPDPVRGEIIKAFVAVRDGYDVTEDLKEDIRTFVKKGLAAHAAPREIEFRDKLPKTRSGKIMRRVLKAWELDLPTGDLSTMED, from the coding sequence ATGAAAGTGGAAACGCTTCCAGCTAAAAATGGAGATTATAATTTAAAAAATTATGAAGAAGCGGCCAAAAGCTTTGACTGGTCTGAGACAGAGAAGGTATTCAGCTGGCATGAGACTGGAAAAGTGAATATGGCTCACGAAGCTATAGACCGCCATGCGGACTCTCCTCAAAAAAAAGATCAAATTGCGTTATATTACAGAGACGCAAACAGAGATGAGAAATATACATTTGCTGAAATGAAAAAGTTTACTAATAAAGCTGCTAATATTATGAAAGAATCCGGCATACAAAAAGGGGACCGTGTGTTTATATTTATGCCGCGTTCACCTGAGTTATATTTTGCTGTACTTGGGGCTATCAAAGTAGGTGCAATTGTTGGCCCGCTATTTGAAGCTTTTATGGAAGGGGCCGTCAGGGATAGGCTTGAAGATAGTGATGCTAAAGCGCTTGTAACAACGCCTGAATTACTAGAGCGTGTTCCCGTGGATGATCTTCCTAATTTAGATACCGTCTTCATTAGAGGAGAGGATGTAAAAGAAGAAGGTCCGTATATAGACTTTAATTCCCGCTTGGATCAGGCAAGTGATGACTTTGAACCAGAGTGGGTAGACCGTGAAGACGGGCTTATTCTTCATTATACTTCTGGGTCTACTGGTAAACCTAAAGGTGTTTTGCATGTGCATAATGCAATGCTTCAACACTATCAAACAGCGAAGTGGGTACTTGATCTGAAAGAAGACGATGTATATTGGTGCACAGCTGACCCAGGCTGGGTAACTGGGACTTCCTACGGTATTTTCGGACCATGGCTTGCAGGTGCCACAAATGTTGTACGAGGCGGACGTTTCAGCCCGCAAGATTGGTATGAAACACTGCAAAACTATAACGTTTCTGTTTGGTACAGTGCCCCTACTGCTTTTCGTATGTTAATGAGCGCAGGAGACGAGGTAGTGAAAAACTATGACTTGTCAAGCTTACGTCACATCTTAAGTGTAGGGGAGCCGCTTAACCCGGAAGTCGTACGCTGGGGTGAAAAAGTGTTTAATTTACGCATTCATGACACATGGTGGATGACAGAGACTGGAGCAATGATGATCTGTAACTATCCTTCTATGGCGATTAAAGCTGGATCTATGGGTAAACCAATACCTGGCGTAAAAGCAGCTATTATCGATGATCAAGGGAAGGAACTTCCTCCAAACCGAATGGGCAACCTTGCGATTGGTAAAGGCTGGCCATCCATGATGAGAACAATCTGGAATAACGAAGAGAAGTATAACAGTTATTTTGAATTAGATGGATGGTATGTGTCAGGAGACTCAGCTTATATGGATGAAGACGGTTATTTTTGGTTCCAGGGCCGGATTGATGACGTGATTATGACAGCTGGTGAGCGTGTTGGGCCATTTGAGGTTGAAAGCAAAATTATCGAGCATCCGGCTGTAGCTGAAGCTGGTGTTATTGGAAAACCAGATCCGGTTCGAGGCGAAATTATTAAAGCATTTGTAGCTGTACGTGATGGCTATGATGTTACGGAAGATCTAAAAGAGGATATTCGTACCTTTGTTAAGAAAGGTTTGGCAGCTCATGCGGCACCGCGGGAAATTGAATTCCGTGATAAGCTGCCGAAGACACGAAGCGGTAAGATTATGCGCCGTGTGCTAAAAGCCTGGGAACTTGACTTGCCGACAGGAGACCTTTCCACAATGGAAGATTAA